A region of Mediterraneibacter butyricigenes DNA encodes the following proteins:
- a CDS encoding ABC transporter ATP-binding protein, whose protein sequence is MEPLIHLSHVSFSYHTPGGETLALSDIDFSVYPEEFLAIVGPSGCGKSTLLSILSGLLKPEKGERLASNLTIGYMLQRDHLFEWRSIWKNVTLGLEIQKRLNAETKVYARSLLKEYGLLPFADSYPSELSGGMRQRAALIRTLVLKPDLLLLDEPFSALDYQTRLNVSNDIGQILRHSKKTAILVTHDLSEAISLADRVITLSSRPATISNIVPIQFELDEDTPLHRRNAPEFKQYFNLLWKELNQS, encoded by the coding sequence ATGGAACCACTGATCCATCTGTCTCATGTTTCTTTTTCCTATCATACACCTGGCGGCGAAACACTGGCTTTATCTGATATAGATTTTTCTGTATATCCCGAGGAATTTCTGGCCATCGTCGGTCCCTCCGGCTGCGGAAAATCCACGCTTCTCTCCATTTTATCCGGACTTCTGAAACCGGAAAAAGGAGAACGTCTTGCATCTAACCTCACAATCGGCTACATGCTGCAACGGGATCATCTCTTTGAGTGGCGCAGTATCTGGAAAAATGTAACCCTTGGACTGGAAATTCAAAAACGACTGAACGCCGAAACAAAAGTTTACGCACGCTCCCTGCTTAAAGAATACGGCCTGCTGCCTTTTGCTGACTCTTATCCTTCCGAACTTTCCGGTGGGATGCGGCAAAGAGCCGCCCTGATCCGCACGCTAGTCCTAAAACCGGACCTCCTGTTGTTGGATGAACCATTTTCCGCACTGGACTATCAGACCCGCTTAAATGTCAGCAACGATATCGGCCAGATTCTCCGCCACTCGAAAAAGACCGCTATTCTGGTTACCCATGATTTGTCGGAAGCCATTTCCCTTGCTGACCGTGTCATCACCCTAAGTTCCAGGCCTGCCACGATCTCGAACATCGTGCCGATTCAGTTTGAGCTTGACGAGGATACACCTCTGCACCGCAGAAACGCCCCGGAATTCAAACAATATTTCAATCTTCTATGGAAGGAGTTAAATCAGTCATGA